Below is a window of Oreochromis aureus strain Israel breed Guangdong linkage group 4, ZZ_aureus, whole genome shotgun sequence DNA.
GACACCAGAGAAGGCCAACAACGCCGAGCGCCCTGCTGTCGCCATGACAGCCCTAAACATCCCCCTAGTTAATGAAGTGCAGCTGACCGCAGCCACCGGCGGGGCAGAGCTCTCCTGCTATCGCTGCACGATCCCGTTTGGCGTGGTAGTGCTCATTGCAGGCATCGTGGTCACTGCGGTCGCTTACAGCTTTAATTCGCACGGCTCCACCATCTCCTATTTTGGCCTGGTGCTCCTCTCTGCAGGACTCTTGCTTTTAGCGTCCAGTGCCATCTGTTGGAAGGTGCGGCTGGAGAGGAAGAAGGAGAGGCGGCGGGAGAGCCAAACGGCCTTGGTTGCAAACCAGAGGAGCATTTTCACTTGAAGCGGCGGTTTAAACAACGCAGCTCCAGGTTTTCTGAGTCTGAAAAGGCCTGATCTCGACACGGTTTGATGAAGAACCAGCTgaaggcagatgttgtccagaATGTTTCTTCAGTTTCCGACCTGTAAAAGCTCCGACTCTCAAGGCTCAGAATTCAAAGCTTTGCAGACATTGTGAGGGATTTATTTGTCAAACAGACGTGGAGCATCTGGCGAGCTGGGAACGCAGCCAGAAGGAATGTATCACAATTAAGATGAATTACCACTGTGCGGAGTGGCGTAGAGGAAGTCTCCCATTAATCGGCTGTTGGATGTGCCGCCTTTGATTGCAGCGGGAAGGACTGTGGTTTGAAAAAGTCCAGAACAATGACTCTCGCCTCATTTGCTCGGCTTCAGCTTGCAAATATCTGTTTAGAAAGTCTCATCTTGCAGGAAATGGGGACAAACGACCTGCTTTTGAAGTGTGGTACGTTATAATGGCTGAGAAGGACTATTAAACTTTGAATATGCATCCTCTTAAAGCACTTTGATCCTACATATTCATCATATTATGTAATacatttcttaaaaaaacagtGCAAAGATACATCCACATTTTATGTAGCAATACTTAATGTGGACCACTACATTTTTATTGTGTATAGCTCATATTGTGTAAAATTAAACTAGCAGCTTTGTTTTAGCGTAATCATTTGCATGTATTCATTGTTATCACATGATcatcatgtttaataaaatcattttatcaAGCATGTTGTTAGTGTCGCAACTGGACAGAAtgaattttgttttgtcttgttttgttataTGTATTGAAAggacagactgtatataaaagatgggtgTAGCCATGTCACCCATTGGTTTGACATTTGAAGAGCTAACGTAAGTGTTTTAGCTACGATGTTGGGTTTGTGGAGCCATGAGTGACCGTATTTAGACCAAAGCGAGGAGTGCAGCACTAGCACAAATGGTTAGCTAGCTGCATTTAAAAATTCTGACTGcatcacacatacagacacacctgctaaataaaagattaataaaatactagaatttcaccAAGTAAAACTGGACCACAGACTTCTTGTCTAGTTCAGTGACTCAAATTAGCAGAGGAAACACTTAGCAGACAGCTAGGCTATTAGCCGAAGCACCTACATTCAagcaagtaaaaaataaataaaccaccCACCATAAAGTTTTTATAAAGAGAGAAATCATCCACAAAGCCCCCAAAATGTCCCCAAAATGCtgcggttttgttttttgggggttttttttgtcactCGCTTCGTTTTTTAGCCCCAAAGACTGTAGCCACTTTAGCTTAGCAGAAAAATGAGAACTATTGTGAAACTGCTGGCCTGTGTGTGTCCAGATTGTCACCAAGTCTTCTAAAACCCACTGAGtgacatttaattaaatataataCGTAAAGCTTATTTTTATTTGCTCAGATCACCAGGGTTTTGGTAACGTGTGTGCATGGATCAAACACTTAGCAAAGTGCTAATACAACATTAGCAATGTTGATTAGTGACACAAGGTTTTTGTCTACCTTTAGACACAGCAAGCTCAGCTTATTCCTCTATTTGTAGTTCTTCTAAAATTTTAACTACACACCCACTGTCACCCACTGTCACCTGGGGCATATTCAGTATACAAACAGTGTGGGTCTTTTTGCTACAGCTTGAATGACGTATATTAAAAATGGAGTAGCAACACTGTCTTATCCATCAAGCCATCGTGTGACCCCTCCACTTAACATTTTAACATCTTTGGACATGATGCAGAGAATTGATTTAATTGAATCAGCAACTAAACAAACTAGGAAACAGGTAAGGTCACTAATAACAGTATGTCCGTTTTCTCAGAGTTCTCTTTAATACTACACAAAATATGTTTCCACCACCAAAGGAACTGACCACTGCTGGACATAAAGATTCATACTGGAGGGACTTCACCTCCTaggtaaatatatatatctgttAGTAGAGGCCTATTTTCCTAACCAAAAAACTGACTGCCAAAATCATAACACACAAGATGAGAGTGAAATcagtaaattattaaaaatgcattaaGACAGAGATAATCACTGAAACACATACCATGAATAAATATTctaattaagattattttaatgTTGGTATTAACAATGTG
It encodes the following:
- the tmem100a gene encoding transmembrane protein 100; the protein is MPEDASKEAMRTPVTPEKANNAERPAVAMTALNIPLVNEVQLTAATGGAELSCYRCTIPFGVVVLIAGIVVTAVAYSFNSHGSTISYFGLVLLSAGLLLLASSAICWKVRLERKKERRRESQTALVANQRSIFT